The genomic DNA TTTGCCGTCGGTGAGTTCCTTGACCCGTTGCGACAGCAGCTCGGCGCCACCGTAGATGGTGTCGAGAGACTTGGGGAAGCTCGAAGCCAGGCGCCATTCCACGGCCGGATTGCTGCCGATCACGGCCGGTGCGCTGGCACCGGCGGCGGCCGGCGCAGCAGCCTTTTCTTCCTTGCCGCACGCGGCCAGCGCACCCGTGGCGGCCACGGCCGATGCCTTCAACAGAAAGGAACGACGTTCCATGACTTCTCCTCTTTTATAGATTTCTAGTGCGGCAGCAGGGGTGGGCACGCCCGCGTCATGCGTGGGCATCCCGCTCTGTACCGTGACGCGCAGGCAGCCGGGGTACGGCGGCCGCGCAACAATGAGCCTGTTACGGAGACATAGCAGGAACGTGGCGTATCCTGGCATGCCTTCGTAACAGGCTCGAGGGCCGATCCGTACCCGTTGGACAGGCCAGGTGATTATAGCGGTGGCCCTTTCGCCACGGGGGCCGTGCAAGTCCGGGTTTTCGCTAGGAAAGTGCAGATTCAGAGGGTGCTGCACATCGTCCTGTCATCCCGCTGCGCTCCCATTGGTACGGCTGCGCCGTGACGTGCCAGGTGACGCAAGCGATGTATTCCATATGGTGAGAACGACGCCCCCGCTGCGGATTTTGTAACCCCGCTTGCTGTCCAATTGGTCGACTGTTAAAAAATCACGCCTTACTGGTCTTGTCCTATGTTGTTTGCCGCCTCGCCCGCCTCCGGCCGCCTGCCGGCGTTCCGCTCGCGTTGCCTCGCCGTTGCCGTGCTGGCCGTCTGGGGACTGAACGCGTGCGCGCAGACCGGGACGGGGCCAAACCTGGCGGCAGCCGATGCGCAGGCCGCGCCCGCGGCGATGCAGAGTCCGGCAACCCCGCCCGAAGCAGACCCGCTGGCAGCCCTGATCGCGGGTGAACAAGCCGCCCCGGCCCCGGTGGCCCCCGACGCCCCTGCCGCGGCTGCCGCACAGGAAGCGCCCGAAGCGCCTGGAGCGCCTGGAGCCGCCGCTGCCGAGGGAGCTTCGCCCACGCCCGCCTCCGCCCTGCCGGAGCCGCCCGCGCCTGCCACCTGGGCCAATGCCGGCCTGGATGACGACGGCATGGAGCTCGCCGGCCCGCCCGATCCACCCCTGCCCCCGGAGCCGGTTGTCGCGCCTGCCCCGCCCGTAGTGTTCTTTCCCAAGCGCCTTGGCGAGTTCGTGGCGGACGCCCCGCCGAATGTCGCCAAGCCCGCCGAGGGCGAGGCTGCCGACACGCCGGCAGCGGCCGGTGAAAGCTATGCGCTGGTTTCCCAGTTGCCCGCCCACGATCCTGCCGGCGAGCAGGTCTGGCGGCTTGGCTACAGCGGGCGCGCCGCGTATGACGATCGCACCACCGCCACCCGTGCCTGCGCTGGCGGTGGCACCTTGTCCACCGGCATCGGCGGCGGGCTCGCGTGCCGCAGCACCGGAGAGGTCAAGGTCAAGGAGTCCCTGTTCTCGCTCGACGGCGGCGCGCAGGTGCAACTGGTGGCGCAGGCCAAGGGGACCGATGCCACTTCGATCAATGGCCGCCCGGCCGCGGTCGATCCCTATGCCCTGCTGCCGCAGATCTATACCTCGGTCAGTGGCCTGTCGGTGCTGGACGGCGCCACCATGTGGGCCGGCCGGCGCGAGAACTCGTCGTTCCTGATGTCGTCTGGGCTGCTGCCGCCCACGTCGCCGGCGATGCGTTTCGGGGTGGACAATGCACGCTTTGGCGACATCGCGCTCAACTACCAGTACACCGCGCGCAATGACCTGAATGGCGCCAACCTGCCAAGCTATCATTCGCTGCGCACCGCGCCCATCGCCACCAACGAGAAAGGCTCGGTGCAACTGGGCTATACGCGTGTGGAAGCGCAGCCGCTGATCCAGCAGACCGGCAGCGCGTGGTGGGTGTCGGCCATGCACGAGCAGCAAGGCGTGCTCGCCGGCACCAACCGCTTCGGCATGCAGTTTGGCGAGGGCAGCCGTAACGCGTTGACGGGCTACACCGGCATGGGGCCCGCCTTGTCGCGCGTACGCGTGGCCGAATCAATGGAGTGGAAGCAGCGCTCGGGGCTGGGCATGGCGGGCTCGGTCGAGTCCAGCATGCAGTTCGACCGCTCGCCGGTTGGCACGCTGCAATGGATGGCCACGCGCGTGCGCCCCGCCTATATCGCCAGTGACCAGTTCAAGCTGACCTTCGAGGTGGCGCACGACCAGATCTCTTCGGGCTTCGGCGCCAGCGGACAGCGCACGGCGGTGACCGTGGCGCCTACCTTCACGCTTGGCAAGGCGGCCGGCAATGCCAACCTGCGCGCCTTCTACACCTACAGCAAGGCCAACGACGTGGACGGCATCGCCTTTGCCTCGCCCACCGATACCTGGGCTTCGCAGACCTCAGGCTCTATCTTCGGCGTGCAGCTCAATCGCCGCTGGTAGGCGCTATAGCCGCTGTGGCCGCTGCTCGCCATGGCGTCTTTCGCGTAATCGGCGCACGGCCCGGCAGCACAGCCGGGGCTCGCAGCAGCCAGTGGAAGACCAGCGTGGCGCTCAGCCCGCCCGCTATCTGCGCCAGCACGAAGCCCGGCACATCGATGGCGCGAATGCCGGTGAAGGTTGCCGTCAGCGCGCACGCAAGGGTCAGCGCCGGGTTGGCGAATGACGTCGATGCCGTGAACCAGTACCCCGCCGTGATATAGCCCGCCACCGCGAACGGCACGAGAGCGGGCCGGCTGCGCCCGGTGCCGATCGCCACGCTGATGAGGCCAAAGGTGGCGACGAACTCGCTCCACCACATCGATGGTCCGGTCCGGCTTTGCGCCGACCAGGCCAGCATCGGCTCGCCAAACATCACATGCGCGCAGGCGACCCCTGCAATGGCGCCGCCCATCTGTACCAGCCCGTAGCGCCAGGCATCGCGCGCCGGCAGCGCGCCGCGCACCATCGCCGAGAGCGTGACGACCGGGTTGAAGTGCCCCCCGAGACCGGCCCCAGCGCGAGCAACAACGCAATCAGCCCGCCTCCCGTGGCCAGCGAGTTCGCCAGCAAGGCCAGCGCGACATTGCCGCCGGCCAACTGCTGCGCGCGAATGCCCGAGCCTACCACCACTGCCACCAGAAGCGCCGTGCCGAGTCCTTCCGCAACCAGGCGCTGACAGAGCGTGCTCGCAGGCGCAGGTACGCTTGCGCGGTGCTGTTCGGCAGCGTGGACGGGTTCGGCCATGGCATCGGGGGAAGGCGCGTGCATCGGGTTTGCAGTGATAGGCAGGACCGCGCAGTGTTTCGTTTTTCGCCTTTCAGCGTCAATGCATGTGCGGCTTGTTTTGAATGAACCGGGAGTATCGAATGCGCAGCGTGTTTTGCTGAATCGCTATCGGGATGGCATGGATGGTGACATGACATCGCGAAAATCGGAGGTCAGGACCAAATGCGAAAGGCGGATTTTCGGGGTAATTGGCGCAATGCCGATAATCGCGGGCGCGATGGCATTGGATGAAGAAATTCGTGCCTGAACATTAGGCGGTGGCAGGCGATATTGCAAGGTCCGGCCTGCGTGAGGCGTGCCCCTGCAAAGGAGGCGATAGACGCGTCCTGGCCGTGTTCTGAGCGGCTACATGCGTGTGGGATGAGGAAGTTGTTGCGCGCGCCAGGCTTCGTCTCTTGGACGCGCCTGAAAGGCCTGAAGGGCAGCGATGAAACCATGGGCACAATGAAAAAAGCCCAAGACCTTTTCAGATCTCGGGCTTTTTTCGTAATGCTGGTGGCCTGGGACGGAATCGAACCGCCGACACAAGGATTTTCAATCCTCTGCTCTACCGACTGAGCTACCGGGCCAAAGAAGCGAAATCATAGCAGCGCTTTTCGACCCGGTCAAGCGCTGCGTGCATCACCGCATCATTGTTCCGCAGGTTCCGGCTTGTTGCGGCCGAGTTCCACGCCAAGCTGCTTGAGCTTGCGATACAGGTGGGTGCGTTCGAGGCCGGTTTTTTCGGCGACGCGGGTCATGCTGCCGTGCTCGCGCAGCAAGTGGTATTCGAAGTAGGCGCGCTCGAACAGGTCGCGTGCTTCGCGCAATGGCATGTCGAAGGAGAAATGCATCTCGGCTTCGGGCAAGCGCTGCGGGCTGCCGTTGGCGGTCTCGGCGGCGCTTTCCGCCGCAATCGCCGCAGTGCCCTCGCCATTGCCGCTCGCGGGCAGCGCCGCGCCTGCGGCCACGCCCGAGCGCGGACGCTCGATGCCACGCGCCAGGCCCTGCTCGACCGCCGACAGCAGCTTTTGCAAGGCAATTGGCTTCTCGAGGAAATTGAGCGCGCCAATCTTGGTTGCTTCCACCGCGGTATCGATGGTTGCGTGCCCCGACATCATGATGACGGGCATGGAGAGCAAGCCTTGGGCCGACCACTCCTTGAGCAGCGTGACGCCGTCGGTATCGGGCATCCAGATGTCAAGCAGCACCAGGTCAGGCGTATTGCCGGCACGGTACTCGCGCGCTTTCTGCGCGTTTTCTGCCACTTCGACCACATGGCCTTCGTCGCTGAGGATTTCCGAGAGCAACTCCCGGATACCCATTTCGTCGTCGACTACGAGGATGGTTGCCATACTTCCCCTCTTGACCCCACCGCGGCTTGCCGGGTTCGGGGCCGCACATTGACTATGCCAGTTTAACGAACAGGATGGAGATCTGCGCCCCGATGATTTCGGAGCCCTCCATGCGATTGCGCAACTCGATGCGTGCGCCGTGTTCGTCAATGATCTTCTTCACCATCGCAAGACCCAGGCCTGTTCCTTTGGCCTTGGTGGTCACATACGGCTCGAACGCGCGACTAAGGATGCGCGGAGCGAAGCCGGGACCATTATCCGCAATGGTGAGCTTGACGGCCTGCCGGTCTTCGCCGGCAGAATCTTTGTATTCTACAGTCTCGGTGTGCAGAGCGATATGGGGCGCCGCCCTAGCCGCGCTTACGTTGTCCGCCACGGCATCCTGGGCGTTTTGCAGCAGGTTGTGGATCACCTGGCGCAGTTGCGTCGGATCGCCCTTGATTTCAGGCGGGCTGCCCGCCAGCGACGGATGGATCACGGCATGCTCGTGCGTGCCCGTGTCGTCGATGCCGTAGAGATGCAGCACTTCGGCGACCAGGCCGTTGAGCTGCAGCGACTGCAACAGCGCTGGCGGCGTGCGCGCGTAATCGCGGAAGTCGTCGACCATGCGCTTCATGGCCGCCACCTGGTTGACGATGGTGGTGGCGCCGCGCTTGAGCACATCGACGTCGGCGCCCTCCAGTTTGGGCGAGAGCTTCATCTGCAGGCGCTCGGCCGAGAGCTGGATCGGGGTCAGCGGGTTCTTGATCTCATGCGCGAGGCGCCGAGCCACTTCGCCCCACGCTACCGAGCGTTGAGCGGAAATCACATCGGAGATGTCGTCGAATACCACCACGTAGCCGGGTTCGTCGCGCTCGTCGCCGCGCCCGCCCGGCAGGCGCGCGCCGCGCACCAGCAGCGTGAGAGCCTGTTCCTCGTCGCCCTGCGGCAGCTCGATCTGCTTTTGCCAGTGCTGCGCGCCACCCAGCATTTCACTGGTGCTCTGCTCGGAGAAGGCCTGCCGCACGATGTCGCCGAACTCGCCCAGGGCCGGGATGCTGTCGATGGGCTGGCCCAGCGCGCCAGTAAACGGCTGGCGGAAAATGCGCTCGGCCCCGGGGTTGGCGGTGATCAGCACGAAGCGGCGATCGAACACGAACACGCCGGCGGTGAGGTTCTGCAGCACGCTCTCGAGATAGGCCGTCGATTTCTCGAGCGCGCTGCGGTTCTGCTCCACCGCGATGCGCGCTTCCGACAGCTGGCGCGTCATCATGTTGAATTGCTGGGTCAGCATGCCGAGCTCGTCGCGGCTCTTGAGCTCGCGCTTGGGCGAGAGGTCGCCCTCGGCCACTTCCTTGGTCCCTTGCAGCAGCATCAGCAACGGCCGCGCCAGCTGCCCGCCGAGCAACAGCGCCAGCATCACGGCAATGAACACCGCCAGGAACAACGTGAGCGTCAGTGTGCCGATATACATCTTGCGCAGGCCGGTGCGGCCGAGCGCCTTTTCCTGGTACTCCTGGTAGGCGCGCTGGACTTCGTCGGCATTGCGCGCCAACGCTGCCGGCACCGGATGCACGACCTGCAGGTAGCGCTCCTCGCGCACCGTGTCGCCCACCAGCCCGAAGCCGGACGATGCGGCGTCCTCGGGGCGGCGCTCGACAGACAGCCCCGAGCCGGCCCAGCGGCTGGCGGCATTGAGGGGCGGCTTGCCCGCGGGCCGGCTGGCGCTATCCGCGGCTGTGGCTGCGTCGGTTTGCGCGGTGGGCGCGGTGGGCGCGGGCCCCAGCGGCACGATGACGCGCAGCAGGTACAGGTGGCTGCCATCGGTACGCTCGGGCTGGTGATGGCTATCGACCGACGGATCGGTGCCCCCTTCCACCGCGGCATAGCCGCCGGCCAGCCGGGCCTGCTCGGCCAGCACGCCAGAGGGCAGGTCCGGCACCAGCGACGCATAGTTGCTCGACGCCGTGGCGATCACGCGGCCGCTGCCGGTGAAGATGGCGGCTTCCTGCACGCCGTATTGCTCGCGCAGCCGGTTGAGCTGCAGCGAAGTGGCGACATTGGGCGAGCTGGTGAGCTGGTCGGCCATCAGCCGCGCCTTGCCTTGCAGGTCCGACAGCGAGCTGTCGATGGTGGAGCGGCCAAGGTTGAGGCCGGCCTCGAGCGCGGTCTCGACCCGCACGTCGAACCAGGACTCGATGCTGCGCGAGACGAACTGCAGGGACACCAGGTAGATCAGCACGCCGGGCAGCACACCCACCACGCCGAAGAACACGGCGAGCTTGGTCATCAGCCGCGTGCCGAACTTGCCGCGGCGATAGCGCAGCCACAAGGTCAGCGCCAGCGCGCCGATGATCAGCACCAGCAGGATGCCGATCACCAGGTTGATCTTGAACAGCAGCGTGAAGTACCGATCGAAGAATTCGGTATTGGCCGAGGCGCCGGCAAGCAGCGCTACCAGCACCAGCGCCAGGAACACGATGATGCCCGCCACGACGCGGTAAAGCACGCGCCGGAACCGGCTGTCCCAAAGGCTGGGGGCGCGCTCATGGCTGGCCTGCGGCCGGCTGCACCAGGGTGGTGGGAGAGAGCACGGTCGATACGGTCTGCGCGAACGGCACCGCGCGCGTTTCGCCGGCCACCGGGGCGGATGCGGCGGACGCCGGCGCCGGCACGGGTGGCGGCACCGGTACGGGCACGAGTTGCGGCGCTGGCGTGGGCGCGGTCGGCGGCGGGAATTCAGTCGGCACGGTGAAGTTGAAGCGCCGCCATTCCGACGCCAGGTTCCACTCGCGCGTGTTGACGGCATTGATCTGGAACGGCTTG from Cupriavidus sp. D39 includes the following:
- a CDS encoding response regulator, which gives rise to MATILVVDDEMGIRELLSEILSDEGHVVEVAENAQKAREYRAGNTPDLVLLDIWMPDTDGVTLLKEWSAQGLLSMPVIMMSGHATIDTAVEATKIGALNFLEKPIALQKLLSAVEQGLARGIERPRSGVAAGAALPASGNGEGTAAIAAESAAETANGSPQRLPEAEMHFSFDMPLREARDLFERAYFEYHLLREHGSMTRVAEKTGLERTHLYRKLKQLGVELGRNKPEPAEQ
- a CDS encoding carbohydrate porin encodes the protein MLFAASPASGRLPAFRSRCLAVAVLAVWGLNACAQTGTGPNLAAADAQAAPAAMQSPATPPEADPLAALIAGEQAAPAPVAPDAPAAAAAQEAPEAPGAPGAAAAEGASPTPASALPEPPAPATWANAGLDDDGMELAGPPDPPLPPEPVVAPAPPVVFFPKRLGEFVADAPPNVAKPAEGEAADTPAAAGESYALVSQLPAHDPAGEQVWRLGYSGRAAYDDRTTATRACAGGGTLSTGIGGGLACRSTGEVKVKESLFSLDGGAQVQLVAQAKGTDATSINGRPAAVDPYALLPQIYTSVSGLSVLDGATMWAGRRENSSFLMSSGLLPPTSPAMRFGVDNARFGDIALNYQYTARNDLNGANLPSYHSLRTAPIATNEKGSVQLGYTRVEAQPLIQQTGSAWWVSAMHEQQGVLAGTNRFGMQFGEGSRNALTGYTGMGPALSRVRVAESMEWKQRSGLGMAGSVESSMQFDRSPVGTLQWMATRVRPAYIASDQFKLTFEVAHDQISSGFGASGQRTAVTVAPTFTLGKAAGNANLRAFYTYSKANDVDGIAFASPTDTWASQTSGSIFGVQLNRRW
- a CDS encoding sensor histidine kinase gives rise to the protein MLYRVVAGIIVFLALVLVALLAGASANTEFFDRYFTLLFKINLVIGILLVLIIGALALTLWLRYRRGKFGTRLMTKLAVFFGVVGVLPGVLIYLVSLQFVSRSIESWFDVRVETALEAGLNLGRSTIDSSLSDLQGKARLMADQLTSSPNVATSLQLNRLREQYGVQEAAIFTGSGRVIATASSNYASLVPDLPSGVLAEQARLAGGYAAVEGGTDPSVDSHHQPERTDGSHLYLLRVIVPLGPAPTAPTAQTDAATAADSASRPAGKPPLNAASRWAGSGLSVERRPEDAASSGFGLVGDTVREERYLQVVHPVPAALARNADEVQRAYQEYQEKALGRTGLRKMYIGTLTLTLFLAVFIAVMLALLLGGQLARPLLMLLQGTKEVAEGDLSPKRELKSRDELGMLTQQFNMMTRQLSEARIAVEQNRSALEKSTAYLESVLQNLTAGVFVFDRRFVLITANPGAERIFRQPFTGALGQPIDSIPALGEFGDIVRQAFSEQSTSEMLGGAQHWQKQIELPQGDEEQALTLLVRGARLPGGRGDERDEPGYVVVFDDISDVISAQRSVAWGEVARRLAHEIKNPLTPIQLSAERLQMKLSPKLEGADVDVLKRGATTIVNQVAAMKRMVDDFRDYARTPPALLQSLQLNGLVAEVLHLYGIDDTGTHEHAVIHPSLAGSPPEIKGDPTQLRQVIHNLLQNAQDAVADNVSAARAAPHIALHTETVEYKDSAGEDRQAVKLTIADNGPGFAPRILSRAFEPYVTTKAKGTGLGLAMVKKIIDEHGARIELRNRMEGSEIIGAQISILFVKLA